A genomic window from Pseudomonadota bacterium includes:
- the istB gene encoding IS21-like element helper ATPase IstB, which translates to MLIHPTIEKLHALHLTGMARAWEAQRHVPDSDTLSFEEHLGLLLDAESTERDNRRLQTRLRTAALRSTACLEDIDYRHHRGLDKSLIKKLATCQWLHEHLNVLITGPSGIGKSWLACALAHQACRQGFTARYLRLPRLLTELAIARGDGRYRKLLAQLARLDVILLDDFGLAALTEEQRRDLLEILEDRYERRSTVVTSQYPVEHWHELIGDPTLADAILDRLVHNAYRLNLKGESMRKRARSLTDTQSTRL; encoded by the coding sequence ATGTTGATCCATCCCACGATCGAAAAACTGCATGCCTTGCATTTGACCGGCATGGCGCGCGCATGGGAGGCTCAGCGCCACGTGCCCGACAGCGATACACTGAGCTTCGAGGAGCACCTCGGTCTGTTGCTCGATGCCGAGAGCACCGAGCGCGACAACCGCCGTTTGCAGACCCGTTTGCGCACCGCCGCGCTGCGTTCCACCGCCTGCCTGGAGGATATCGATTATCGCCATCACCGCGGCTTGGACAAGAGCCTGATAAAAAAGCTCGCCACCTGCCAGTGGCTGCACGAGCACCTCAATGTGCTCATCACCGGACCGAGCGGGATCGGAAAAAGCTGGTTGGCGTGCGCGCTCGCGCATCAAGCGTGTCGGCAGGGCTTCACCGCCCGCTACCTGCGTCTACCGCGCTTGCTCACCGAGCTCGCCATCGCCCGCGGGGATGGTCGCTACCGCAAGCTCCTCGCACAGCTCGCCCGCCTCGATGTGATCCTCCTCGATGACTTCGGCCTCGCCGCCCTGACCGAAGAGCAGCGGCGCGATCTGCTCGAGATCCTCGAGGACCGTTACGAGCGGCGTTCCACTGTGGTGACCAGCCAATACCCGGTCGAGCACTGGCATGAGCTCATCGGCGATCCCACCCTGGCCGACGCGATCCTAGACCGGCTCGTGCACAACGCCTACCGGCTTAACCTGAAAGGAGAATCGATGCGAAAGCGAGCGAGATCGTTGACCGACACCCAGTCGACACGCTTATAA
- a CDS encoding glutamate--tRNA ligase family protein: MIKTRFAPRPTGLMHLGKVRTALFNHCLVRREKGVFLLRIENTDPARGAEGSVAIVEDLRWLGLDWDEGSGVGSAAGALPPVGTWRGYADYYRTLEAERRAYPCFCTAGELAMTRKAQLAAGTAPRYPGTCARFDADRIEAKRRAGSPATLRFRVPQRMPLRAALTGRIDGPDLAALIALMPREGVRERFAALIKKEP; this comes from the coding sequence ATGATCAAGACCCGTTTCGCCCCCAGGCCCACCGGGCTCATGCACCTCGGCAAGGTGCGCACGGCGCTCTTCAACCATTGTCTTGTGCGCCGCGAGAAAGGCGTGTTCCTCCTGCGCATCGAGAACACCGATCCGGCGCGCGGCGCCGAGGGATCCGTGGCCATCGTCGAGGACCTCCGCTGGTTGGGTCTCGATTGGGACGAGGGTTCCGGGGTCGGTAGCGCGGCGGGGGCCTTACCGCCAGTCGGAACGTGGCGCGGCTATGCCGACTATTATCGAACGCTCGAGGCGGAGCGTCGTGCTTATCCCTGTTTCTGTACGGCAGGAGAGTTGGCCATGACCCGCAAGGCCCAGTTGGCAGCGGGCACGGCCCCGCGTTATCCCGGAACCTGCGCACGGTTCGACGCCGATCGGATCGAGGCCAAACGGCGCGCCGGCAGCCCCGCGACCCTGCGCTTCCGCGTGCCCCAACGCATGCCGCTGCGCGCGGCGCTCACCGGCCGGATCGACGGACCGGACCTCGCAGCCCTCATCGCCTTGATGCCGCGCGAGGGCGTCCGGGAGCGGTTCGCGGCTCTCATCAAGAAGGAACCCTGA
- the cysS gene encoding cysteine--tRNA ligase — MLTIYNTLTGTKEPFTPMVAGKVSLYVCGMTVYDYCHLGHARVMVVFDVVTRYLRALGYEVTYVRNITDIDDKIIRRAAEAGEDIGTLTERYIGFMDEDGQALGVRKPDLEPRATRHIEVMTRMIERLLERGHAYLGKNGDVYYRVASFVEYGKLSGKRPEALRAGARVEVDEAKDDPLDFVLWKRAKPGEPAWASPFGPGRPGWHIECSAMATHCLGDSFDIHGGGQDLQFPHHENEIAQSEGATGQPFARVWMHNGFVQIEEEKMSKSLGNFFTVRDVLHRYQPEEVRCFLLASHYRSPLHYSQENLEHARQAITRLYLALRDWPDDGQPGRQGCRAFAEVQDDPPVQEDGFEARFRAAMDDDFNTPEAMAVLFDLAREVNRLQESDRAAAGQLAARLRRLAAVLGLLQSAPERYLRHGSEDDGPADAEVEDWITRRSEARARKDWQEADRIRLRLAAQGVVLEDGPGGTRWRRG, encoded by the coding sequence ATGCTCACGATCTACAACACCCTGACGGGCACCAAAGAGCCCTTCACGCCCATGGTGGCCGGGAAGGTCAGCCTGTACGTGTGCGGGATGACGGTGTATGACTACTGCCATCTGGGCCACGCCCGCGTCATGGTGGTGTTCGATGTCGTGACCCGCTATCTGCGCGCGCTCGGCTACGAGGTCACCTATGTGCGCAACATCACCGACATCGACGACAAGATCATCCGGCGCGCCGCCGAGGCGGGCGAGGATATCGGGACGCTGACCGAGCGCTACATCGGGTTCATGGACGAGGACGGGCAGGCGCTCGGGGTTCGGAAACCGGATCTCGAGCCGCGCGCCACCCGACACATCGAGGTCATGACGCGCATGATCGAGCGGCTCTTGGAGCGCGGCCATGCCTACCTCGGAAAGAACGGCGATGTCTACTACCGGGTGGCGAGCTTTGTCGAGTATGGAAAACTCTCGGGGAAGCGACCCGAAGCGTTGCGCGCCGGCGCCCGGGTAGAGGTGGACGAAGCCAAGGACGATCCGCTCGATTTCGTGCTCTGGAAGCGCGCCAAACCGGGAGAGCCGGCGTGGGCATCGCCCTTCGGACCCGGGCGTCCCGGCTGGCACATCGAGTGTTCGGCCATGGCCACCCATTGCCTGGGCGATTCCTTCGACATCCACGGGGGCGGACAAGACCTCCAGTTCCCCCACCACGAGAATGAGATCGCCCAGTCCGAGGGCGCAACCGGCCAGCCCTTCGCCCGAGTGTGGATGCACAACGGCTTCGTGCAGATCGAGGAGGAGAAGATGTCGAAGTCACTCGGCAACTTCTTCACCGTGCGCGACGTCCTCCACCGCTACCAGCCCGAGGAGGTGCGCTGTTTCCTCTTGGCCAGCCACTACCGGAGCCCGCTTCACTACTCGCAAGAGAACCTGGAGCATGCCCGGCAGGCGATCACACGGCTCTACCTGGCGCTACGCGATTGGCCCGACGACGGACAACCGGGCCGACAAGGATGTCGGGCTTTTGCGGAGGTACAGGATGACCCCCCTGTGCAGGAAGATGGCTTCGAAGCGCGCTTCCGCGCGGCCATGGACGATGACTTCAACACCCCCGAGGCCATGGCCGTGCTCTTCGATCTGGCGCGCGAGGTGAACCGGTTGCAGGAGTCCGACCGCGCGGCCGCGGGCCAACTCGCGGCCCGGCTGCGTCGTCTGGCCGCGGTCCTGGGTCTCTTGCAATCGGCGCCCGAGCGCTATCTCCGCCACGGATCCGAGGACGACGGGCCGGCCGACGCCGAGGTGGAGGACTGGATCACCCGACGCAGCGAGGCCCGCGCCCGCAAGGACTGGCAGGAGGCCGATCGGATCCGCCTGCGGCTCGCTGCCCAAGGCGTGGTGCTGGAAGACGGGCCGGGCGGCACGCGCTGGCGGCGCGGATAG
- a CDS encoding UDP-2,3-diacylglucosamine diphosphatase: MATLFISDLHLDALRPEPLMRFQALLAGPARGAEALYILGDLFEAWIGDDDDRPPHPEVLAALADLCASGIPVYVMRGNRDFLMGADFEAETGCPLLPDPTVVDLYGERTLLMHGDTLCTEDLEYQAFRRQVRDPRWQSGFLARPLAERAALAQKAREGSRMATQGKAEAIMDVTPEAVVETMQAHGVRQLIHGHTHRPAIHRLVLQSGEARRVVLGDWYQTDSVLVLDERGPTLTRIADVVGTCVHHAATSRNTSG; encoded by the coding sequence ATGGCGACCCTGTTCATCTCCGATCTCCATCTCGACGCGCTGCGTCCCGAGCCGCTCATGCGCTTCCAAGCGCTCCTCGCCGGGCCGGCGCGCGGGGCCGAGGCGCTCTACATCCTGGGAGATCTCTTCGAGGCCTGGATCGGCGATGACGACGATCGGCCCCCGCATCCCGAGGTGCTGGCCGCGCTCGCCGATCTCTGCGCCTCGGGGATACCCGTGTACGTCATGCGGGGCAACCGCGATTTCCTCATGGGCGCGGATTTCGAAGCAGAGACGGGCTGCCCCCTCTTACCCGATCCGACCGTAGTAGATCTCTACGGGGAGCGGACGCTCCTCATGCACGGCGATACCCTGTGCACAGAGGACCTCGAATACCAGGCCTTCCGCCGGCAGGTGCGCGACCCGAGGTGGCAGTCGGGCTTCCTGGCCCGCCCGCTGGCCGAGCGCGCGGCACTCGCCCAGAAGGCGCGCGAAGGCAGCCGCATGGCGACCCAGGGCAAGGCCGAGGCGATCATGGACGTCACCCCGGAGGCGGTCGTCGAGACGATGCAGGCCCACGGCGTCCGGCAGCTAATCCACGGCCACACCCACCGCCCCGCCATCCATCGGCTGGTGCTGCAGAGCGGGGAGGCGCGCCGTGTCGTGCTCGGGGATTGGTACCAGACGGACAGCGTCCTGGTCCTCGACGAGCGCGGTCCGACGCTCACCCGGATCGCCGATGTCGTCGGTACTTGCGTGCATCATGCCGCAACCTCAAGGAACACTTCAGGATGA